In a single window of the Pseudomonas sp. B21-015 genome:
- a CDS encoding RHS repeat domain-containing protein — MGMHHKTPTLTVVDPRGLSIRSVDYWRAVDNLPTEARISRTVHDGAGRAVKQWDPRLWALQVGDPLAPANLTTVYSLSGNALRTDSVDAGTQINLYGLADEVLLGRDSRETCREVEYDDLLRPVAVFEQGAAQPRRCVERFEYGCPGQGNQDHNQYGQLIRHDDPAGSVLFDAFAISGQCVENTRHFTLDPVTPDWPELINDRQRLLEPGLGATSAWRFGPLGDGLERTDAKGNRQVFSLTLDGLLRETRLRLHGLTAWQVLVSDIQYSAQGQVEHETTGNAVQTTLVYRPEDGLLMERRVQDAGTRMLQHLIYDYDPMGNVLSIEDQALPIRYFANQRIDPINRFSYDSLYQLIEASGWEAGGPNQGPESVRRTDPAAVGNYRQTYRYDAGGNLLKLTHVGAQDHGRDLKAARYSNRCLPYRNGVPPTEDEIAAAFDAKGNLLELDQRRFLTWDLRNQLQSVSPVERASGRNDRESYLYDGGGQRIRKIRSLQTNARTVVADVRYLPGLEWRTDNGTGEVLQVITAQAGLNSVRVLHWESTPPSGTNDQYRYGFTDHLGSISLELAADARIISRETFYPFGETACLAGDDVIEVSYKTVRYSGKERDATGLYYYGYRYYIPWLQRWLKPDPAGTVDGLNLYRMVRNNPVGLVDENGLNPDKAKGSLVSSMTGLSDGAYASGAPAPARPPIPLRPGALPSAPPRPPVPTRSSPVQMNVAAPAKKEAPQRPPAPIALPTASPSTGALPSYATDSMVVGSHSLSIGPRGGGVAMRGDNRDPDQIRTAGGFFPRDNRGSKIKEEFRQAAVTKGINTLAQEHVRSPVAGYVSTGMDEDSGGYGDTRAFLYRMEIPGLKERAINDQTLGLGSPFKFIPKGKLGTRVLMSGDTLDQSEFVAMIPPMTVEMTFITPIPSAHIVAYRPAKSNQWIPF; from the coding sequence ATGGGAATGCACCACAAGACACCCACGCTGACGGTCGTCGATCCGCGTGGTTTATCAATTCGTTCGGTTGATTATTGGCGGGCCGTCGACAACCTGCCCACCGAGGCCCGCATCAGCCGCACTGTTCACGATGGCGCAGGGCGGGCGGTGAAACAGTGGGATCCGCGATTGTGGGCGCTGCAGGTGGGCGATCCCCTGGCACCGGCCAATCTGACCACGGTGTACTCGCTGTCCGGGAACGCGCTGCGCACGGACAGCGTCGACGCCGGAACGCAGATCAACCTGTATGGCTTGGCCGACGAAGTGTTGTTGGGCCGGGACAGCCGCGAAACCTGTCGCGAGGTTGAATATGACGATTTACTGAGGCCAGTGGCAGTGTTCGAGCAGGGCGCTGCGCAGCCGCGTCGCTGTGTCGAACGTTTTGAGTATGGTTGTCCTGGCCAGGGTAATCAGGACCATAACCAATACGGCCAACTGATTCGCCACGATGACCCGGCGGGCAGTGTGCTGTTCGACGCGTTTGCGATCAGCGGCCAATGTGTCGAAAACACTCGGCACTTCACTCTCGATCCGGTCACCCCCGACTGGCCGGAACTGATCAATGATCGCCAACGGCTGCTCGAACCCGGTTTGGGCGCGACATCCGCATGGCGGTTCGGCCCACTGGGTGATGGGTTGGAGCGGACCGATGCCAAGGGCAATCGTCAGGTCTTCAGTCTGACCCTTGATGGTCTGTTGCGTGAAACTCGTCTGCGACTCCATGGACTGACCGCCTGGCAAGTGCTGGTCAGCGATATCCAGTACAGCGCGCAGGGGCAGGTCGAGCACGAAACAACGGGCAACGCAGTGCAAACGACCCTCGTTTACCGTCCCGAAGATGGTCTGTTGATGGAACGTCGGGTACAGGATGCCGGCACCCGAATGTTGCAGCATCTGATCTACGACTATGACCCGATGGGCAATGTGTTGAGCATCGAGGATCAGGCGTTGCCCATCCGCTACTTCGCCAACCAGCGTATCGACCCGATCAATCGCTTCAGCTACGACAGCCTGTACCAGCTGATCGAGGCCTCTGGCTGGGAGGCGGGCGGTCCCAATCAAGGGCCCGAGTCGGTCCGCCGCACCGACCCGGCGGCTGTCGGCAACTACCGCCAGACCTACCGCTATGACGCAGGCGGCAATCTGTTGAAACTGACCCACGTCGGCGCGCAAGACCACGGGCGCGATTTGAAAGCCGCCCGCTACAGCAACCGCTGCCTGCCATATCGTAACGGCGTGCCACCGACTGAAGACGAAATCGCCGCCGCGTTCGACGCCAAGGGCAATTTGCTGGAGCTGGACCAGAGGCGCTTTCTGACGTGGGATCTGCGCAACCAGCTGCAATCGGTCAGCCCGGTGGAACGTGCTTCCGGGCGCAATGACAGGGAGTCGTATCTCTACGATGGCGGCGGCCAGCGCATACGTAAAATCCGCTCGTTGCAGACCAACGCCCGGACTGTGGTCGCTGACGTGCGTTACTTGCCGGGGCTGGAGTGGCGCACCGATAACGGTACCGGCGAGGTGCTGCAGGTGATCACCGCCCAGGCCGGACTCAACAGCGTGCGGGTGTTGCACTGGGAGAGCACTCCGCCTTCGGGAACAAACGACCAGTATCGATATGGCTTCACCGATCATTTGGGTTCGATCAGCCTGGAGTTGGCCGCTGATGCACGGATCATCAGCCGGGAAACCTTTTACCCGTTCGGCGAGACGGCCTGCCTGGCCGGGGATGATGTGATCGAGGTCAGTTACAAAACCGTTCGTTACTCGGGCAAGGAGCGGGATGCAACGGGGCTTTATTACTATGGATATCGCTATTACATCCCGTGGTTGCAGCGGTGGTTGAAGCCGGATCCGGCAGGAACGGTTGATGGTTTGAACCTGTATCGGATGGTTCGAAACAACCCGGTAGGCCTGGTTGATGAAAACGGGCTTAATCCCGACAAGGCAAAGGGCAGTTTGGTTTCAAGCATGACAGGACTTTCTGATGGAGCCTATGCATCCGGGGCTCCGGCACCTGCACGTCCCCCGATCCCGCTGAGGCCGGGAGCACTTCCGTCTGCGCCTCCCCGCCCACCCGTGCCCACGCGATCCAGCCCGGTTCAGATGAATGTAGCTGCGCCAGCGAAAAAGGAAGCTCCCCAACGACCACCGGCGCCAATTGCGTTGCCCACGGCGTCTCCGTCTACGGGGGCGCTCCCTTCATACGCGACCGATTCAATGGTTGTCGGCTCGCATTCATTGTCGATTGGCCCACGAGGGGGGGGTGTGGCCATGAGGGGGGACAATCGTGACCCCGACCAGATCCGTACCGCGGGTGGTTTTTTCCCCAGGGATAACAGAGGGTCAAAAATCAAAGAGGAGTTCAGGCAGGCCGCTGTGACCAAAGGGATCAACACCCTGGCCCAGGAGCACGTTAGAAGCCCCGTTGCGGGTTACGTGTCCACCGGCATGGATGAAGACTCAGGAGGGTACGGTGACACAAGAGCTTTCCTGTACCGGATGGAAATTCCGGGTTTGAAAGAGCGAGCCATCAATGATCAAACGCTGGGGCTCGGGTCACCTTTCAAATTCATTCCCAAAGGAAAGTTGGGTACCAGAGTGTTGATGAGTGGCGACACACTGGATCAGTCCGAGTTCGTTGCAATGATTCCCCCCATGACTGTGGAAATGACCTTCATTACTCCGATTCCGAGCGCTCACATCGTCGCTTACAGGCCCGCGAAGAGCAATCAATGGATACCTTTTTAA
- a CDS encoding multidrug transporter → MFIGVLLVITWLILLLRYPAKAVPVSMAAAVGLGLVATWVFWMDNREVKQLARLELRITYAPEHCPADRPLQLKMNNGNDVPLTELRWRIAAYAPGDTVNLADNQYAAPRYRGPGELQAGGTWEDCLPMPPLRPGYRPQTLEFRAERLQGSFSD, encoded by the coding sequence ATGTTCATCGGCGTCCTGCTGGTCATCACCTGGCTGATCCTGCTGCTGCGCTACCCGGCCAAGGCCGTGCCGGTTTCCATGGCCGCCGCTGTCGGATTGGGCCTGGTGGCGACGTGGGTGTTCTGGATGGACAACCGCGAGGTCAAGCAACTGGCACGTCTTGAGCTGCGCATCACCTACGCGCCCGAACACTGCCCGGCGGATCGGCCGTTGCAGCTGAAAATGAACAACGGCAACGACGTGCCGCTGACCGAGTTACGCTGGCGCATCGCGGCGTATGCGCCGGGCGATACGGTGAACCTGGCCGACAATCAATACGCCGCACCGCGTTATCGCGGCCCCGGCGAATTGCAGGCCGGCGGCACTTGGGAAGACTGCTTGCCGATGCCGCCCCTGCGCCCTGGTTACCGTCCGCAAACCCTGGAGTTTCGCGCCGAGCGTTTGCAGGGTAGTTTCTCCGACTGA
- a CDS encoding SDR family oxidoreductase, whose translation MPVALITGCSSGIGRALADVFKGAGYEVWASARKAEDVAALTAAGFTAVQLDVNDGPALEQLSERINQQHGGLDVLINNAGYGAMGPLLDGGVPAMQRQFETNVFAIVGVTRALFPVLRRAKGIVVNIGSVSGVLVTPFAGAYCASKAAVHALSDALRMELAPFGIHVMEVQPGAIESSFAKNAGHEVEQLITEQSPWFALREGIRARAKASQDKPTPAGEFAAELLKAVQQSKPPRLIRIGNGSWALPLLTTLLPKGLLESTLMKRFGLNRQL comes from the coding sequence ATGCCCGTTGCGTTGATTACCGGTTGTTCCAGCGGCATTGGCCGCGCCCTCGCCGATGTGTTCAAAGGGGCCGGATACGAAGTCTGGGCCAGCGCCCGCAAGGCTGAAGATGTGGCCGCGTTAACCGCCGCCGGTTTCACGGCCGTACAACTGGACGTCAACGACGGCCCGGCACTTGAACAGCTGAGCGAGCGGATCAATCAGCAACACGGCGGCCTCGATGTGCTGATCAACAATGCCGGCTATGGCGCCATGGGGCCGCTGCTCGACGGTGGTGTGCCGGCGATGCAGCGCCAATTCGAAACCAATGTGTTCGCGATTGTTGGCGTGACCCGCGCGCTGTTCCCGGTGTTGCGTCGGGCCAAAGGGATCGTGGTAAACATCGGCAGCGTTTCCGGGGTGTTGGTCACACCGTTTGCCGGCGCGTATTGCGCCTCGAAAGCCGCTGTCCATGCCTTGAGCGATGCATTGCGCATGGAGCTGGCGCCGTTCGGTATCCATGTGATGGAAGTGCAGCCAGGCGCGATCGAGTCCAGCTTCGCCAAGAATGCCGGGCATGAGGTGGAGCAGTTGATCACCGAGCAATCGCCGTGGTTTGCGCTACGCGAAGGTATTCGTGCGCGGGCCAAGGCCTCACAGGACAAACCGACGCCGGCCGGGGAGTTTGCCGCTGAGCTGCTCAAAGCAGTGCAACAGAGCAAACCGCCACGGCTGATCCGCATTGGCAATGGCAGTTGGGCATTGCCGCTGTTGACAACGTTGCTGCCCAAGGGCTTGCTGGAGTCGACCTTGATGAAGCGCTTCGGTTTGAATCGCCAACTCTGA
- a CDS encoding DUF3592 domain-containing protein has translation MDEVHSRFVLRSDAAEHGRCRLQGYDFFDLRIRGVKAHAEVVSTSNSRIIGVQSGHSYTYVRKVAFVTAYGTPVIHEFRDEFSGVEAGDKVTVFHNPADPREVIPGTFSLWA, from the coding sequence GTGGATGAAGTACATAGCAGGTTTGTTCTTCGGTCGGATGCTGCTGAGCACGGCCGGTGCCGTTTACAAGGGTACGATTTCTTTGATCTCAGAATCAGGGGAGTCAAGGCACACGCTGAAGTCGTGAGTACATCAAACTCTCGAATTATCGGCGTGCAGAGCGGTCACAGCTATACCTACGTCAGAAAAGTTGCCTTTGTCACGGCCTACGGCACACCGGTCATTCATGAGTTCAGAGACGAGTTTTCCGGCGTTGAGGCTGGGGACAAGGTGACCGTATTCCACAATCCGGCCGATCCTCGTGAAGTGATACCCGGCACTTTTTCACTCTGGGCCTGA
- a CDS encoding sel1 repeat family protein, giving the protein MNVFNVLPLAFVALLAGCSVGSEQTTSKEPSLNDTLPKLTLQSVLPSPSSNEQCNAQMDSDILFGLGFQLYGDQEWDTAKSCLELAAPKHPRAFCYLSMIAGQDESKTPDQRNSDAFNYMAYSAMQNDWCAEYGLYQAYQYGSSGAKQDPAMASRWLERSSVHGYPEAQKELIKQYEEQGNLVAAYAWTKIMAKDDGSSAADTLKTKMTAAQITDGEKRYTELAGQVTSKKAMYAEAREEDVGRYSAEIYQDYPDTFKGLSSAERYDYVKQSMYKAIDLPFTKSRGHVLSYIVINRAAQLKKPDANIANDQKIVALMEDDELSVAETIKHGLLVVNKFYR; this is encoded by the coding sequence TTGAACGTTTTCAACGTGCTGCCACTGGCCTTTGTTGCCTTGTTGGCCGGCTGCAGCGTCGGCTCCGAACAGACCACCAGCAAAGAGCCCTCCCTCAACGACACGCTGCCCAAGCTGACCTTGCAAAGTGTGCTGCCGTCACCGTCCAGCAATGAACAGTGCAATGCGCAAATGGACAGCGACATTCTGTTCGGCCTCGGTTTTCAACTATACGGCGATCAGGAATGGGACACCGCCAAAAGCTGCCTGGAACTGGCCGCGCCGAAACACCCTCGCGCCTTCTGCTATCTGTCGATGATCGCCGGCCAGGACGAAAGCAAAACCCCGGATCAACGCAACAGCGACGCCTTTAATTACATGGCCTATTCGGCGATGCAGAATGACTGGTGCGCAGAATACGGTCTGTATCAGGCCTACCAATACGGCAGCAGCGGAGCCAAGCAAGATCCTGCGATGGCCAGCCGTTGGCTTGAGCGTTCTTCGGTGCATGGTTACCCCGAGGCTCAGAAGGAACTGATCAAGCAGTACGAAGAGCAAGGCAACCTGGTCGCCGCCTACGCCTGGACAAAGATCATGGCCAAGGACGATGGCTCGTCAGCTGCCGATACCCTAAAAACGAAGATGACCGCCGCGCAAATCACCGACGGTGAAAAGCGTTACACGGAGCTCGCTGGCCAGGTCACCAGCAAAAAAGCCATGTACGCCGAAGCGCGGGAAGAAGACGTCGGCCGTTACTCCGCCGAAATCTACCAAGACTATCCGGACACCTTCAAAGGCCTGTCGTCTGCCGAGCGCTACGACTACGTGAAGCAGTCGATGTACAAAGCCATTGACCTGCCGTTCACCAAGAGCCGTGGCCACGTGCTGAGCTATATCGTGATCAATCGCGCCGCACAGCTGAAAAAACCTGACGCAAATATCGCGAATGACCAGAAGATCGTCGCCCTCATGGAAGATGACGAGTTGTCGGTGGCTGAAACGATCAAGCATGGCTTGCTGGTGGTCAACAAGTTCTACAGGTAA
- a CDS encoding sel1 repeat family protein: MKSLNVLPLIMASLLVGCGASPEETLNHGLPQLTIEQALPEAVANRYCNQRMDTELLYGIGTLLDDIGEQLEAKNCMIMAAPDYPIIFCYLAVNVSQRQSPENNREAFNYLAYAASKNERCAEWALYHIYNVGTFDKPANKALSRYWLERAALDADQDSQTAMVELNRAQNNLPVAYAWARVQGDAEELGALKATMAAAQINAGDQHYNELLGKMIPIDVVIAQGRQENIAKFSADLHMHHPEAFEGLSVAERHAFMSKVVDILHQADDFSEHRQLYSYVLISRRAGLTDAPVDLWQNPTLRTLLNNRRMSVEDTVAEALVFLSKSQQQPLAHDVPAPRT; the protein is encoded by the coding sequence TTGAAATCGCTAAACGTACTGCCATTGATCATGGCCAGCCTGTTGGTCGGCTGCGGGGCTTCACCGGAGGAGACGCTAAATCACGGACTGCCGCAGTTGACCATTGAACAGGCCCTGCCTGAAGCAGTCGCCAACCGGTACTGCAATCAGAGAATGGACACGGAGTTGTTGTACGGCATCGGCACCTTGCTGGATGACATTGGGGAACAACTGGAAGCAAAAAATTGCATGATCATGGCCGCCCCCGACTATCCGATAATTTTCTGCTACCTGGCCGTTAACGTAAGCCAGCGACAAAGCCCCGAAAACAATCGGGAAGCCTTCAACTACCTGGCTTACGCCGCGTCGAAAAATGAACGCTGCGCAGAATGGGCCCTGTACCACATCTATAACGTCGGCACGTTCGACAAGCCTGCCAACAAGGCGCTGTCCCGGTATTGGCTGGAACGTGCGGCGCTGGATGCCGACCAGGATTCCCAGACAGCCATGGTCGAGCTCAATCGTGCGCAGAACAATCTGCCTGTCGCTTATGCCTGGGCCAGAGTCCAGGGAGATGCCGAAGAGCTTGGCGCATTGAAAGCCACAATGGCTGCGGCGCAAATCAACGCAGGCGATCAGCACTACAACGAACTGCTCGGCAAAATGATCCCGATAGACGTGGTAATTGCCCAAGGTCGACAGGAAAATATCGCCAAGTTTTCAGCCGATCTTCACATGCATCATCCAGAGGCCTTCGAAGGCCTTTCCGTTGCTGAGCGGCATGCCTTCATGTCGAAGGTCGTGGACATTTTGCATCAGGCCGACGACTTCTCCGAACACCGCCAACTGTACTCCTATGTACTGATTTCCCGACGTGCCGGCCTCACCGATGCGCCCGTGGATCTATGGCAGAATCCGACGCTGCGCACCTTGCTGAACAATAGAAGAATGAGCGTGGAGGACACCGTAGCCGAGGCGCTGGTCTTCCTCAGCAAGAGCCAACAACAGCCTTTGGCCCACGACGTGCCTGCGCCACGGACGTAA
- a CDS encoding HlyD family secretion protein, with product MKKLFSLLATLLVLALALWTGRTLWVHYMNTPWTRDGRVRADIINVAADVTGEVVEVPVRDNQLVKKGDLLMRIDPEHYRIAVKQAQSLVASRKATWEMRKVNARRRADLDNLVISRENRDDASNIADSALADYQHAQAQLDAAELNLKRTEVRAAVDGYVTNLNVHRGDYARIGEAKMAVVDMNSFWVYGFFEETKLPHVRVGDKADMQLMSGEVLKGHVESISRGIYDRDNPESRELIADVNPTFNWVRLAQRVPVRIHIDEVPDGVLLAAGITCTVVVKQDVVEN from the coding sequence ATGAAAAAGCTTTTCAGCCTGCTCGCGACCCTGCTGGTGCTGGCCCTCGCCCTGTGGACCGGCCGGACCCTGTGGGTGCATTACATGAACACCCCCTGGACCCGTGACGGCCGGGTGCGCGCCGACATCATCAACGTCGCCGCCGACGTTACCGGAGAGGTGGTGGAGGTGCCGGTGCGCGACAACCAGTTGGTGAAAAAGGGCGACTTGCTGATGCGCATCGACCCTGAGCACTACCGCATCGCGGTGAAACAGGCACAGAGCCTGGTAGCGTCGCGCAAGGCGACGTGGGAGATGCGCAAGGTCAACGCCCGTCGCCGCGCCGACCTCGACAACCTGGTGATCTCCAGGGAAAACCGTGATGACGCCAGCAATATCGCTGACTCGGCCCTGGCTGATTACCAACATGCCCAGGCACAACTGGACGCCGCCGAACTGAACCTCAAACGCACCGAAGTACGTGCAGCGGTGGACGGCTACGTGACCAACCTCAACGTCCATCGCGGTGACTACGCACGCATCGGCGAAGCGAAAATGGCCGTGGTCGACATGAACTCGTTCTGGGTTTATGGCTTCTTCGAAGAAACCAAACTGCCGCATGTACGCGTGGGCGATAAAGCCGACATGCAATTGATGAGTGGCGAAGTGCTCAAGGGGCATGTGGAAAGCATTTCTCGCGGAATCTACGACCGTGATAACCCGGAAAGCCGCGAGCTGATCGCCGATGTAAATCCGACCTTTAACTGGGTGCGCCTGGCACAGCGAGTGCCGGTGCGGATTCACATTGATGAAGTGCCGGACGGGGTGCTGTTGGCGGCGGGAATTACGTGCACGGTAGTGGTGAAGCAGGACGTTGTGGAGAACTAG
- a CDS encoding DUF1656 domain-containing protein, with amino-acid sequence MPREIAFHGVYMPTMTLMFFIAAALAWALDRFLSGFDLYRFFWHPALLRLSLFTCLFGALALTVYR; translated from the coding sequence ATGCCTCGTGAAATCGCCTTCCACGGCGTGTACATGCCGACCATGACCCTGATGTTTTTCATTGCGGCGGCGTTGGCCTGGGCCCTTGACCGGTTTTTGTCCGGGTTCGATCTGTACCGTTTCTTCTGGCACCCGGCGCTGTTGCGCCTGAGCCTGTTTACCTGTCTGTTCGGCGCCCTGGCGCTGACTGTTTACCGTTGA
- a CDS encoding FUSC family protein, whose protein sequence is MTPLPAPLRWLYSLEWRRGFFDWARSDGVTWVYIFKVLFAAFLTLWLAMRLELPQPRTAMITVFIVMQPQSGQVFAKSFYRFLGTLAGSAVMVALIALFAQNTELFLGSLAIWVGLCTAGAARYRNFRAYGFVLAGYTAAMVGLPALAHPDGAFMAAVWRVLEISLGILCSTLVSAAILPQTASAAMRNALYQRFGVFALFVTDGLRGRSQREAFEASNVRFIAEAVGLEGLRSVTVFEDPHMRRRNGRLSRLNSEFMGITTRFNALHQLLERLRGSGTDHVVAAIKTGLQDLAEVLDGFSGRALTSPDAARLATALSTYKENLPARVRSLRATFQESGPSDAEQLDFHTAYELLYRFVDDLHSYAQTHASLADHSHERERWDEPFTPQTNWLASAASGIRAAFILVVLGSYWVATAWPSGATMTLIAAATVGLSAATPNPKRMAFQMACGTLLGALIGFVEMFFIFPWIDGFPLLCVMLAPVIVLGSFFTSRPQYAGVGLGLLIFFSTGSVPDNLTVYNPYAFINDYIAMIMGMLVCAAAGAIILPPNSRWLWRRLEQDLRGQVVYAISGRLKGLASSFESRTRDLLHQAYGLAAGQPQVQRDLLRWMLVVLEVGHAIIELRKEQAILPVHPAYAESQPWRQSIRVMGRSLVRLFLQPGQSNLERALVAVDHAIGRVQATDEPFAPHFDTSALRRVKSYLHFIRTSLLDPQSPLASYTTAKPQGLEHAS, encoded by the coding sequence ATGACTCCCTTGCCCGCACCTTTGCGCTGGCTGTATTCCCTTGAATGGCGCCGGGGTTTTTTCGACTGGGCGCGTAGCGACGGCGTGACCTGGGTCTACATTTTCAAAGTGCTGTTCGCCGCATTCCTCACGCTGTGGCTGGCCATGCGCCTGGAATTGCCGCAACCGCGCACCGCGATGATTACCGTGTTCATCGTCATGCAACCGCAAAGCGGCCAGGTGTTCGCCAAGAGTTTCTATCGCTTCCTCGGCACGTTGGCCGGGTCGGCGGTGATGGTCGCGCTGATTGCCTTATTTGCGCAGAACACCGAACTGTTCCTCGGCTCGCTGGCGATCTGGGTCGGCCTCTGCACGGCTGGCGCGGCGCGTTATCGCAACTTCCGCGCCTACGGATTTGTGCTCGCCGGTTATACGGCGGCGATGGTTGGACTGCCTGCCCTGGCGCATCCGGACGGCGCATTCATGGCGGCGGTCTGGCGCGTATTGGAAATCTCCCTGGGGATTCTCTGCTCGACGCTGGTCAGCGCCGCGATTCTGCCGCAAACCGCCAGCGCCGCGATGCGCAACGCCTTGTATCAGCGCTTCGGTGTGTTCGCCTTGTTTGTCACCGATGGCTTGCGCGGTCGCAGTCAGCGCGAGGCGTTTGAAGCGAGCAATGTGCGGTTCATTGCCGAGGCGGTGGGCCTTGAAGGGCTGCGCAGCGTCACCGTGTTCGAAGACCCGCACATGCGTCGGCGCAACGGGCGGCTCAGTCGCTTGAACAGCGAATTCATGGGCATCACCACGCGCTTCAATGCCCTGCATCAGTTGCTTGAACGCCTGCGCGGCAGCGGCACCGATCACGTGGTCGCGGCGATCAAAACGGGGTTGCAGGACCTGGCCGAAGTGCTCGACGGTTTCAGCGGTCGCGCCTTGACCAGCCCCGACGCGGCACGCTTGGCCACCGCGTTGTCGACCTATAAGGAAAACTTGCCGGCGCGCGTGCGCAGCCTGCGGGCGACCTTTCAGGAGAGCGGCCCGAGCGACGCCGAGCAGCTGGATTTTCACACGGCCTACGAACTGCTCTATCGCTTCGTCGACGACCTGCACAGTTATGCACAGACCCACGCGTCCCTGGCCGATCACAGCCACGAACGTGAACGTTGGGATGAGCCCTTCACCCCGCAAACCAACTGGCTGGCCTCGGCGGCATCGGGCATTCGCGCAGCGTTCATCCTCGTGGTGCTCGGCAGTTATTGGGTGGCCACCGCATGGCCGAGCGGGGCGACCATGACCCTGATCGCCGCCGCCACCGTCGGCCTTTCTGCGGCGACACCGAACCCCAAGCGCATGGCGTTTCAGATGGCCTGCGGGACGTTGCTCGGGGCGCTGATCGGTTTCGTCGAGATGTTTTTCATCTTCCCCTGGATCGACGGTTTTCCGTTGCTCTGCGTGATGCTCGCGCCAGTGATCGTGCTCGGGTCGTTCTTCACTTCACGGCCGCAATACGCCGGGGTTGGCCTGGGGTTGCTGATCTTCTTCAGCACAGGTTCCGTGCCGGACAACCTCACGGTCTACAACCCTTACGCCTTCATCAACGACTACATCGCCATGATCATGGGCATGCTGGTGTGCGCGGCGGCCGGCGCGATCATTCTGCCGCCCAACAGCCGCTGGTTGTGGCGGCGGCTGGAGCAGGATTTGCGCGGGCAAGTGGTGTACGCCATCAGCGGCAGACTCAAGGGTTTGGCGTCGAGTTTCGAAAGTCGCACCCGCGACCTTTTGCATCAGGCTTACGGTCTGGCAGCGGGACAGCCGCAGGTGCAACGGGACTTGCTGCGCTGGATGTTGGTGGTGCTGGAAGTCGGCCACGCGATTATCGAACTGCGTAAGGAACAAGCGATTCTGCCGGTGCACCCGGCGTATGCCGAATCCCAACCGTGGCGCCAGTCCATCCGGGTGATGGGGCGTTCGCTGGTGCGACTGTTTCTGCAACCGGGCCAGAGCAATCTGGAGCGGGCGCTGGTCGCGGTCGACCACGCGATCGGCCGCGTGCAGGCCACCGACGAACCCTTCGCGCCACACTTCGATACCTCTGCATTGCGCCGGGTGAAGAGCTACCTGCATTTCATCCGTACCTCGTTGCTCGACCCGCAATCGCCTCTGGCCTCATACACCACTGCCAAGCCCCAAGGACTTGAACATGCCTCGTGA